One window of Perca flavescens isolate YP-PL-M2 chromosome 15, PFLA_1.0, whole genome shotgun sequence genomic DNA carries:
- the LOC114569932 gene encoding LOW QUALITY PROTEIN: tryptase-like (The sequence of the model RefSeq protein was modified relative to this genomic sequence to represent the inferred CDS: inserted 2 bases in 1 codon; deleted 1 base in 1 codon): protein MEGKLLVCAVVLLVLTAESNAQSDVCGIAPLNTRIVGGVNAPPGSWPWQVSLHDRNGHFCGGSLINSQWVLSAAHCFYPSTSTSGLTVYLGRQTQQFLNLNEVSRSLSQIIINPDYNXLTHDNDVSLLLLSSPVDFTDFISPVCLAPDGSTYPDGTVCWVTGWGTISSSGISLPFPQNLQEVSVPLVSNTQCNAAYGAINNNMICAGVTAGGKDSCQGDSGGPLVTKVGSVWVQIGIVSFGKGCAQPGFPGVYARVSQYTSWINNQITSGTTHLVSLSAPLLLSFFPILFSLSVLS from the exons ATGGAGGGGAAGCTGCTGGTCTGTGCTGTCGTGCTCCTGGTTTTAACTGCAG AAAGCAATGCACAGTCAGATG TTTGTGGCATTGCACCGCTCAACACCAGGATCGTAGGAGGTGTAAATGCTCCTCCAGGGTCATGGCCCTGGCAGGTCAGTCTACACGACAGAAACGGACATTTCTGTGGAGGCTCCCTGATCAACAGCCAGTGGGTCCTGAGTGCTGCTCACTGCTTCTACCCCAG CACCAGCACATCAGGTTTAACCGTTTATCTCGGACGTCAAACCCAACAATTCCTAAATCTTAACGAGGTGTCCCGGTCGCTGTCTCAGATCATCATAAATCCAGACTATAA CCTGACACACGACAATGACGTCTCCTTGCTGCTTCTGTCCTCTCCTGTTGACTTC ACCGACTTCATCAGTCCAGTGTGTCTGGCGCCGGATGGCAGCACCTACCCGGACGGGACAGTCTGCTGGGTCACCGGATGGGGAACCATCTCAAGTAGCGGCa TTTCTCTTCCATTCCCTCAGAATCTGCAGGAGGTCAGCGTTCCCCTTGTGTCCAACACGCAGTGTAATGCTGCTTACGGAGCAATCAATAACAACATGATCTGTGCCGGTGTGACTGCGGGAGGGAAGGACTCCTGCCAG GGGGACTCTGGCGGCCCGTTGGTGACTAAAGTCGGCTCTGTGTGGGTCCAGATCGGAATAGTGAGTTTTGGAAAAGGCTGTGCTCAGCCCGGCTTCCCAGGAGTCTACGCCCGAGTGTCCCAGTACACCTCCTGGATCAACAACCAGATAACATCTGGAACCACTCATCTGGTTTCCctctcagctcctctgctgCTGTCCTTTTTCCCtattctcttctctctctctgtgctttcATAG